From Oncorhynchus tshawytscha isolate Ot180627B linkage group LG11, Otsh_v2.0, whole genome shotgun sequence, the proteins below share one genomic window:
- the LOC112233187 gene encoding neuroglobin-1, with the protein MEKLTEKEKELIRVSWESLGKNKVPHGVIMFSRLFELEPALLNLFHYNTNCGTIQDCLSSPEFLDHVTKVMLVIDAAVSHLDNLHTLEDFLLNLGKKHQAVGVNTQSFAVVGESLLYMLQCSLGQGYTAPLRQAWLNMYTIVVAAMSRGWAKNGEHKTD; encoded by the exons ATGGAGAagctgacagagaaagagaaggagctgATCCGAGTCAGCTGGGAGAGTCTTGGCAAGAACAAAGTTCCACACGGAGTCATCATGTTCTCCAG ACTGTTTGAACTAGAGCCTGCACTTCTCAACCTCTTTCACTACAACACAAACTGTGGCACCATACAAGACTGCCTCTCCAGCCCTGAGTTCCTGGACCATGTCACAAAG GTAATGTTGGTGATCGATGCAGCAGTCAGTCACCTGGACAACCTCCATACCTTGGAGGATTTTCTGCTCAACCTGGGGAAGAAGCACCAGGCAGTCGGGGTTAACACCCAGTCCTTCGCT GTGGTGGGGGAGTCCCTTCTCTACATGTTGCAGTGCAGTCTGGGTCAGGGGTACACAGCCCCGCTGCGTCAGGCCTGGCTCAACATGTACACCATTGTAGTGGCGGCCATGAGCAGAGGATGGGCCAAGAACGGAGAACACAAGACTGACTGA
- the LOC112233186 gene encoding ubiquinone biosynthesis monooxygenase COQ6, mitochondrial, with translation MVGTAMAWSLGTDPSLEGKKILLLEAGNKKVMDKVPDAYSTRVRSISPGVGAWNHIMNMRCKPCQKMQVWDACSDALITFDKENLQDEMAYIVENDIIVAALTKQLENLSDQVKVQYKTKVVMYTWPKSHQVAESIPWVQVTLANGQTFQSKLLIGADGPNLMVRQEAEIPTVKWNYDQSAVVAVLHL, from the exons ATGGTTGGGACCGCTATGGCATGGTCTTTAG GCACGGATCCAAGCTTGGAGGGGAAGAAGATTCTGCTGCTTGAGGCAGGCAACAAAAAGGTGATGGACAAGGTCCCAGACGCCTATAGTACCAGAGTCCGCTCCATCAGCCCAG GTGTTGGAGCATGGAATCACATTATGAACATGAGATGTAAGCCCTGTCAGAAGATGCAG GTTTGGGATGCCTGCTCAGATGCCCTGATTACATTCGATAAGGAGAACCTGCAGGACGAAATGGCATACATTGTGGAGAACGACATCATTGTGGCAGCCCTAACAAAACAGCTGGAGAATCTGTCTG ATCAGGTGAAGGTCCAGTACAAAACCAAAGTGGTAATGTACACTTGGCCCAAGTCTCACCAGGTAGCTGAATCCATCCCCTGGGTTCAGGTCACCCTGGCCAATGGACAGACATTTCAAAGCAAATTACTG ATTGGAGCAGATGGACCAAATTTGATGGTGAGGCAGGAGGCGGAGATACCTACGGTTAAGTGGAATTACGACCAATCAGCTGTTGTGGCTGTCCTGCATCTGTGA